In a single window of the Gossypium hirsutum isolate 1008001.06 chromosome D02, Gossypium_hirsutum_v2.1, whole genome shotgun sequence genome:
- the LOC107910504 gene encoding O-fucosyltransferase 9 isoform X2 has product MHGLSRLGTGSNRSVSPSPPSSPRFRHGRYKNFAGGGGGVGRGGKQSAANKIVFVLISTVFRRKGVLLFAPLLRSPPGSVYRSPQLFRKLWPYMEAESNATHNALMTAWNLKMHQGWKPCVNSIISKTGFSELPKSNGFLIIEANGGLNQQRLSICDAVAVAWLLNATLVIPIFHLNSVWRDSSKFGDIFDEEFFVHALRNHVNVVRELPEDVLQRFDNNISNIVNLRVKGWSSAAHYLQKVLPKLEAMGAVRIAPFSNRLAYSVPSNVQGVRCLSNFLALRFAEPIRTLADKMVERMVMNSSHTGGKYVSVHLRFEMDMVAFSCCEYDGGEEEKREMDIARERSWRGKFRRRGRVIRPGANRMDGKCPLTPLEVGLMLRGMGFDNNTSVFVAAGNIYKAEKYMAPLKQMFPLLETKDTLATPEELAPFKGHSSRLAALDYTVCLHSEVFVTTQGGNFPHFLMGHRRYLFGGHAKTIKPDKRKLALLFDSPHIRWETFRRQMKDMLRHSDVKGGELKKPSGSVYTFPMPDCMCKQTEAAANESSLSF; this is encoded by the exons ATGCACGGCCTAAGCCGCCTCGGCACCGGCAGTAACCGTTCGGTTTCACCATCCCCGCCTTCCTCGCCGCGGTTCCGCCATGGACGTTACAAGAACTTCGCTGGGGGTGGCGGGGGAGTTGGACGTGGCGGGAAGCAGAGTGCGGCCAATAAGATAGTGTTCGTGTTGATATCGACTGTTTTTCGAAGGAAAGGGGTGCTGTTGTTTGCGCCGTTATT GCGTTCGCCCCCCGGCTCGGTTTACCGCAGTCCTCAGCTTTTTCGGAAGCTTTGGCCGTATATGGAGGCTGAGAGCAATGCCACTCACAATgcg CTGATGACAGCATGGAATCTGAAAATGCATCAAGGTTGGAAGCCGTGTGTCAACTCCATTATTTCTAAAACAG gcttctcagAATTGCCGAAGTCTAATGGTTTCCTTATAATTGAAGCGAATGGTGGCTTGAATCAACAACGCCTATCG ATATGTGATGCAGTGGCGGTGGCGTGGCTTCTAAATGCAACTCTTGTCATTCCAATCTTTCATTTGAACAGTGTTTGGCGAGATTCCAG CAAGTTTGGAGATATATTTGATGAAGAATTTTTTGTACATGCACTTAGAAATCATGTGAATGTGGTCAGAGAGCTCCCTGAAGATGTACTTCAGAGATTTGACAATAATATTAGTAACATTGTTAATTTGAGAGTAAAAGGTTGGTCAAGCGCAGCCCATTATCTCCAGAAGGTTCTTCCAAAGCTAGAGGCAATGGG GGCTGTTCGTATTGCACCCTTCTCTAACAGGTTGGCATATTCCGTTCCTTCTAATGTACAAGGGGTTAGGTGCTTATCCAATTTTCTAGCACTGAGGTTTGCAGAACCTATAAGGACACTTGCTGATAAAATGGTCGAGAGGATGGTCATGAATAGCTCCCATACTGGAGGGAAATATGTTTCAGTGCATCTTCGGTTTGAAATG GATATGGTTGCATTTTCCTGCTGTGAATATGATGGTGGGGAAGAAGAGAAACGTGAAATGGATATTGCTAGAGAAAGAAGTTGGAGAGGAAAATTTAGGCGAAGGGGCAGAGTTATAAGGCCAGGTGCAAATCGTATGGATGGAAAATGCCCTTTAACTCCTTTGGAG GTGGGACTGATGCTTAGAGGCATGGGTTTCGATAACAATACATCAGTGTTTGTCGCAGCAGGAAATATTTACAAAGCAGAAAAATACATGGCTCCCCTTAAACAGATGTTTCCGCTTTTAGAAACAAAGGATACATTGGCTACTCCAGAAGAGCTTGCTCCATTCAAG GGCCACTCATCTAGGTTGGCAGCACTAGACTACACCGTTTGCCTTCATAGTGAAGTATTTGTCACAACACAAGGTGGAAATTTCCCCCACTTCTTAATGGGTCATCGTCGCTATTTATTTGGAGGACATGCAAAAACAATTAAGCCTGACAAAAGGAAATTAGCGCTGCTATTTGATAGCCCTCATATCAG GTGGGAAACCTTCAGACGGCAGATGAAAGATATGCTGCGGCATAGTGATGTGAAGGGAGGTGAACTGAAGAAACCCAGCGGTTCAGTCTACACATTTCCCATGCCAGATTGCATGTGTAAACAAACAGAGGCAGCAGCAAATGAAAGCAGTTTGAGTTTTTGA
- the LOC107910504 gene encoding O-fucosyltransferase 9 isoform X3, producing the protein MHGLSRLGTGSNRSVSPSPPSSPRFRHGRYKNFAGGGGGVGRGGKQSAANKIVFVLISTVFRRKGVLLFAPLLYISGMLLYMGLLGFDVVSLKNAVVVVHRRSPPGSVYRSPQLFRKLWPYMEAESNATHNALMTAWNLKMHQGWKPCVNSIISKTGFSELPKSNGFLIIEANGGLNQQRLSICDAVAVAWLLNATLVIPIFHLNSVWRDSRAVRIAPFSNRLAYSVPSNVQGVRCLSNFLALRFAEPIRTLADKMVERMVMNSSHTGGKYVSVHLRFEMDMVAFSCCEYDGGEEEKREMDIARERSWRGKFRRRGRVIRPGANRMDGKCPLTPLEVGLMLRGMGFDNNTSVFVAAGNIYKAEKYMAPLKQMFPLLETKDTLATPEELAPFKGHSSRLAALDYTVCLHSEVFVTTQGGNFPHFLMGHRRYLFGGHAKTIKPDKRKLALLFDSPHIRWETFRRQMKDMLRHSDVKGGELKKPSGSVYTFPMPDCMCKQTEAAANESSLSF; encoded by the exons ATGCACGGCCTAAGCCGCCTCGGCACCGGCAGTAACCGTTCGGTTTCACCATCCCCGCCTTCCTCGCCGCGGTTCCGCCATGGACGTTACAAGAACTTCGCTGGGGGTGGCGGGGGAGTTGGACGTGGCGGGAAGCAGAGTGCGGCCAATAAGATAGTGTTCGTGTTGATATCGACTGTTTTTCGAAGGAAAGGGGTGCTGTTGTTTGCGCCGTTATTGTATATATCAGGGATGTTATTGTACATGGGATTGTTAGGTTTCGATGTTGTGAGCTTGAAAAATGCGGTTGTTGTTGTTCACAGGCGTTCGCCCCCCGGCTCGGTTTACCGCAGTCCTCAGCTTTTTCGGAAGCTTTGGCCGTATATGGAGGCTGAGAGCAATGCCACTCACAATgcg CTGATGACAGCATGGAATCTGAAAATGCATCAAGGTTGGAAGCCGTGTGTCAACTCCATTATTTCTAAAACAG gcttctcagAATTGCCGAAGTCTAATGGTTTCCTTATAATTGAAGCGAATGGTGGCTTGAATCAACAACGCCTATCG ATATGTGATGCAGTGGCGGTGGCGTGGCTTCTAAATGCAACTCTTGTCATTCCAATCTTTCATTTGAACAGTGTTTGGCGAGATTCCAG GGCTGTTCGTATTGCACCCTTCTCTAACAGGTTGGCATATTCCGTTCCTTCTAATGTACAAGGGGTTAGGTGCTTATCCAATTTTCTAGCACTGAGGTTTGCAGAACCTATAAGGACACTTGCTGATAAAATGGTCGAGAGGATGGTCATGAATAGCTCCCATACTGGAGGGAAATATGTTTCAGTGCATCTTCGGTTTGAAATG GATATGGTTGCATTTTCCTGCTGTGAATATGATGGTGGGGAAGAAGAGAAACGTGAAATGGATATTGCTAGAGAAAGAAGTTGGAGAGGAAAATTTAGGCGAAGGGGCAGAGTTATAAGGCCAGGTGCAAATCGTATGGATGGAAAATGCCCTTTAACTCCTTTGGAG GTGGGACTGATGCTTAGAGGCATGGGTTTCGATAACAATACATCAGTGTTTGTCGCAGCAGGAAATATTTACAAAGCAGAAAAATACATGGCTCCCCTTAAACAGATGTTTCCGCTTTTAGAAACAAAGGATACATTGGCTACTCCAGAAGAGCTTGCTCCATTCAAG GGCCACTCATCTAGGTTGGCAGCACTAGACTACACCGTTTGCCTTCATAGTGAAGTATTTGTCACAACACAAGGTGGAAATTTCCCCCACTTCTTAATGGGTCATCGTCGCTATTTATTTGGAGGACATGCAAAAACAATTAAGCCTGACAAAAGGAAATTAGCGCTGCTATTTGATAGCCCTCATATCAG GTGGGAAACCTTCAGACGGCAGATGAAAGATATGCTGCGGCATAGTGATGTGAAGGGAGGTGAACTGAAGAAACCCAGCGGTTCAGTCTACACATTTCCCATGCCAGATTGCATGTGTAAACAAACAGAGGCAGCAGCAAATGAAAGCAGTTTGAGTTTTTGA
- the LOC107910504 gene encoding O-fucosyltransferase 9 isoform X1, which yields MHGLSRLGTGSNRSVSPSPPSSPRFRHGRYKNFAGGGGGVGRGGKQSAANKIVFVLISTVFRRKGVLLFAPLLYISGMLLYMGLLGFDVVSLKNAVVVVHRRSPPGSVYRSPQLFRKLWPYMEAESNATHNALMTAWNLKMHQGWKPCVNSIISKTGFSELPKSNGFLIIEANGGLNQQRLSICDAVAVAWLLNATLVIPIFHLNSVWRDSSKFGDIFDEEFFVHALRNHVNVVRELPEDVLQRFDNNISNIVNLRVKGWSSAAHYLQKVLPKLEAMGAVRIAPFSNRLAYSVPSNVQGVRCLSNFLALRFAEPIRTLADKMVERMVMNSSHTGGKYVSVHLRFEMDMVAFSCCEYDGGEEEKREMDIARERSWRGKFRRRGRVIRPGANRMDGKCPLTPLEVGLMLRGMGFDNNTSVFVAAGNIYKAEKYMAPLKQMFPLLETKDTLATPEELAPFKGHSSRLAALDYTVCLHSEVFVTTQGGNFPHFLMGHRRYLFGGHAKTIKPDKRKLALLFDSPHIRWETFRRQMKDMLRHSDVKGGELKKPSGSVYTFPMPDCMCKQTEAAANESSLSF from the exons ATGCACGGCCTAAGCCGCCTCGGCACCGGCAGTAACCGTTCGGTTTCACCATCCCCGCCTTCCTCGCCGCGGTTCCGCCATGGACGTTACAAGAACTTCGCTGGGGGTGGCGGGGGAGTTGGACGTGGCGGGAAGCAGAGTGCGGCCAATAAGATAGTGTTCGTGTTGATATCGACTGTTTTTCGAAGGAAAGGGGTGCTGTTGTTTGCGCCGTTATTGTATATATCAGGGATGTTATTGTACATGGGATTGTTAGGTTTCGATGTTGTGAGCTTGAAAAATGCGGTTGTTGTTGTTCACAGGCGTTCGCCCCCCGGCTCGGTTTACCGCAGTCCTCAGCTTTTTCGGAAGCTTTGGCCGTATATGGAGGCTGAGAGCAATGCCACTCACAATgcg CTGATGACAGCATGGAATCTGAAAATGCATCAAGGTTGGAAGCCGTGTGTCAACTCCATTATTTCTAAAACAG gcttctcagAATTGCCGAAGTCTAATGGTTTCCTTATAATTGAAGCGAATGGTGGCTTGAATCAACAACGCCTATCG ATATGTGATGCAGTGGCGGTGGCGTGGCTTCTAAATGCAACTCTTGTCATTCCAATCTTTCATTTGAACAGTGTTTGGCGAGATTCCAG CAAGTTTGGAGATATATTTGATGAAGAATTTTTTGTACATGCACTTAGAAATCATGTGAATGTGGTCAGAGAGCTCCCTGAAGATGTACTTCAGAGATTTGACAATAATATTAGTAACATTGTTAATTTGAGAGTAAAAGGTTGGTCAAGCGCAGCCCATTATCTCCAGAAGGTTCTTCCAAAGCTAGAGGCAATGGG GGCTGTTCGTATTGCACCCTTCTCTAACAGGTTGGCATATTCCGTTCCTTCTAATGTACAAGGGGTTAGGTGCTTATCCAATTTTCTAGCACTGAGGTTTGCAGAACCTATAAGGACACTTGCTGATAAAATGGTCGAGAGGATGGTCATGAATAGCTCCCATACTGGAGGGAAATATGTTTCAGTGCATCTTCGGTTTGAAATG GATATGGTTGCATTTTCCTGCTGTGAATATGATGGTGGGGAAGAAGAGAAACGTGAAATGGATATTGCTAGAGAAAGAAGTTGGAGAGGAAAATTTAGGCGAAGGGGCAGAGTTATAAGGCCAGGTGCAAATCGTATGGATGGAAAATGCCCTTTAACTCCTTTGGAG GTGGGACTGATGCTTAGAGGCATGGGTTTCGATAACAATACATCAGTGTTTGTCGCAGCAGGAAATATTTACAAAGCAGAAAAATACATGGCTCCCCTTAAACAGATGTTTCCGCTTTTAGAAACAAAGGATACATTGGCTACTCCAGAAGAGCTTGCTCCATTCAAG GGCCACTCATCTAGGTTGGCAGCACTAGACTACACCGTTTGCCTTCATAGTGAAGTATTTGTCACAACACAAGGTGGAAATTTCCCCCACTTCTTAATGGGTCATCGTCGCTATTTATTTGGAGGACATGCAAAAACAATTAAGCCTGACAAAAGGAAATTAGCGCTGCTATTTGATAGCCCTCATATCAG GTGGGAAACCTTCAGACGGCAGATGAAAGATATGCTGCGGCATAGTGATGTGAAGGGAGGTGAACTGAAGAAACCCAGCGGTTCAGTCTACACATTTCCCATGCCAGATTGCATGTGTAAACAAACAGAGGCAGCAGCAAATGAAAGCAGTTTGAGTTTTTGA